The Myxocyprinus asiaticus isolate MX2 ecotype Aquarium Trade chromosome 19, UBuf_Myxa_2, whole genome shotgun sequence nucleotide sequence AGGAAATGTTTAATTGCTTAAATTTATACCATttccaaatatatttattttctaattgatagcattttttttttcttgaacttTATCATTTCCTTATCATGTGCCACATCACTAAATATTTAGATTTATGGCATACCTATGCATAATTCTTTATCTGATAAAAGTAGTATAAATATACCATATGTATGTATGAAAATGATCTGTGTAAGGCAGTTTAGAGTGTCTGAAAAAAATTCAATCTGTGTTAGTAAACCCCTGCACATGCAATTTGAAACACATACATTTAGCCACCAGAGTACCCGGTGCAACTGTATTCTTGGTACTTAAGAATATAATCAGAAATCATTTTGAAAGGCTTTATTTATATGCTAAGTTCTTCAGTTACATGTTGTTTGTCTGGAgtcattaataaatatttttgttctaTTTTGTGCTGTTTGATTTGTGTTTTGTATATCATTGTTatggaacagaaaaaaaaaaattattcatatgttttatttatttagtttattatttttgcacaGTAGCACACATTTTACAACAGGGATGGGATGAGTTCTCTGTAACCTGAAGGTCCATTTATGACGTGAAAAcggatagttcaccttaaaaattaaaattctgtcatttactcaccctgattttgttccaaacccatatgactttctttcttccataaaacTAGATGTTAggctctgtcaccattcactcttattgtatggaaaaaaggtaGAATGAAAccgaatagtgactgaggcttacattttaaatatttatctgtttctcacccacacttatcatattacttctgtagacatggatttaaccaatggagtcttttggattacttttatgctgttttatctgcttttttgaccttcaaagttctggccaccattcacttgcattgtgttgacttacagagctgaaatattcttccaaaaatctttgtttgtgttcagcagaagaaagaaagtcagacacatttgggatggcatgagggtgagtaaatgatgagagaattttcacttttgggtgaactatgccttcaAAATTATTGTTCCACATTATCTAATAACAAAGATGGGACACACAGAGGGGTATGAAAAAGGTCAGGGTAGAGTTTGTAGAGCCAGACCAATAAGTTCAATGAGCTGAATGTCCGTTCAATAGCTCGTCATCAACCCAGTTTCCTCTGAAGATTTACCAGACCACAGTCTTCTGAAGATTTGGAACTTTTCAGCACTATAGTGTGCAATCTCATAAAGGCCACAGTCGTGTACTATGATTGACTAAGATCTCATCTTTCATATGTGATGCTCCACTTAATAGAGGCTGAAAATGGGAAGGGTCCACTGCCAATTTTCCTTAGGCATACATGGTCAGTTGAAGCCACTGTGCATATGATATAGAAAACAGGAGCATGTAAGGGAGATCAAAAGCCTTCAGTGATCTGAACACATATGacctttatttaaatgtatgcagCTTACCTCAAAAACATTCAGCTTGATAAGGCCATCTCCATCCTTGTCAAAAGCCCTAAATGCCCCTGTAAGAGAATCCCCTTTACTTAAAGTATCTTACAGCTGTTTAAAAAAGGAAAGACTGCCCATTCTTAGCATCTCAAAATTCTGGTCATCATAAAGCAACTTCAAGATACTTTAGAAAAAGAATGTTACTTAAAACACAAAGCATCAACAGTTAAATGTATACGTACTGAACATCCCCTCCAGTCGCACTAAGCAGCTAATGTAGCTGTCGAAATCCAACTCCAGGTTTTCATTGGCATATCGCATGGCAATTATATCATAGAGCTGATTGTTGAGTTGAAATCCTGAAGGACAGAAACATATCTCTGGTTTCTGGGTACTAAAAGCTCAGTTTCCCAGAGCACATAAAAgcacacaatataaaaaaatgcatagCAGCAAATGACAAGAAACTATAAGATGTGTGGCGGCTTCACCTGCTTCAGTAAGAGCATTCCTCATCTCAAAACTGCTGATTGTACTGGATTTGTCTGTGTCGTAACGTATGAACACCAACTACAAATAGTGGAAACAGTTTATGGCTTAAACATGcacagtgtaataaaaaaaagaacattctgaCTTTAATGCTACAATATGTGAAAATATTGGCATACCTTCCATTGTTTGATCTTGTTCCATAAGTGTTTGAACTCTTCCAGGTTTAAATGGCCTGTTCCATCAGTCTAAGGTTTCATGGTTaagataaatatgtaaataaataaaaaaatgtcatgtcatTCAAGCCACCAGGGGGTGCTATCCACTCTAGAATGACATTTGgagcttaatttatttgtttatgctGACCAAGTGAATTATTTCATGTCATGGCTGTATTGTTAGTAGACTATTTATAAATCTCTTTTTTCCCCGCTTGCTAGGTTGCTGACTTTATGCTTCCACTGTGAACCTCGTTGATCCTCTGAGCAGTTAATTTTAAGATATTTGATAATTTCGCTCTTCCTGTAGTGCTTTTTGTCTGTACCTCTAAagtcttaaaaatgaaaattctctcatcatttacttaccctcatttaatcccagatgtgtatgactttctttcttctgctgaacacagatgaagatttttagaagaatatctcacctctgtaggtccatacaatgcaagtaaatgaatacaaaaattttgaagctctaagagcatataaaggcagcataaaagtaatccataagactccagtggttatgtctatatcttcagaagcgatatgataggtgtgggtgagaaacagatcaatatttaaagggacagttcacccaaaaatgacaattctttcatcatttactcaccctcgtgccgtcccagatgtgtatgactttcttcagtagaacacatttgaagaaaaatagaaaaaatatcttagctcagtaggtccttaaaatgcaagtggatggtgatcgactttgaagctccaaaaagaacaaacagtcagcataaacgtcatccatacaactccactggttaaatcaaagtcttctaaagcgaaacgattgcttttgttgtgaaaaagataaatatttaagtactgttTAACCATAAATCATCGCATTCGGTCAGCAGTAGTTCGCATGTGTGACGaaatcgcgttggcatgttcttGTGAGAACAAATGcacgtgcatattgccacctacttggcagggaggtgaatttatagtaaaataggacttaaatattgatctgtttctcacccacacctatcatatcgcttctgaaggtatagatttaaccactggagccttatggattacttttacgctgcctttatgtgctttttggagtgtcaaaatgttggttccctttcacttacattgtatggacctacagagctgagatattcatctaaaaatctttgtgttcagcagaagaaaaagtcatacacatctgggacggtaaataatgagagaattttaattttggggtgaactatccctttaatttatgtCTTGGAGCGCTTTAAATATTATGTGAGTCTCTGCACTGGGATTAACTTGGGCTCACCACCTAACGgacacaaaatatacagtatcttgGCCACTTGGCCACTGTATCACAGTTGTTTACTGTCAATAAAAGCTGGTTactactgtgatttttttttttgtttttttgctttttgtttttttttctgaagcagagtcagaaattaagggAGGCACCAAAAATGCCCTCAAAATTTGGGggcaaaaaatgtcctcataatgaattattttgtttaatatgtGTAACAGctaatatagttcttaatattctattaaagTCCTAGTTATACATATATTGGGATAAAATATGAGTTGATATAATTcttagggtaagaggtaataaattctaaatcttgagaatttgtattaaaGAATAGATGAAATGTATGTATTTGATATAAACGGATGAGaagaaaatatgtatttttctttcttttgcatctGTTTTCTTATGGTCTTTTCTGTCTGATGGATTCGGTCACATTTTGCTTTATTAGGCCTGAGACATTTTGTTTCCTTAGGCCTGAAATGTACTCTACGCAAATACATGAACACATGCATTTataatagggatgcaccaatatgaaaatTTTTGGCCATATAAAGGTcaaaaatgcccctaaaaatcTAATACAAGGGGCAAATATCaccccttaatgtaaaagttacTTTCTGACATTGTTCTGAAGTACACAACATTCGTACATTATTTGCCCATAATGCACAGCACGTCTAGCAAGGATACATCCATGAGTGCAATCATACTTCTGCAGCTCTCCAGACTGAAACCCTCTGTTTTAAGCTCTTTATCTGTGAAGAGGAAGAGATATATTATTGATATACAAtggatatatatacagtatactacactcaccagccactttattaggtacacctgtagatctacttattcatgtgattatctaatcagacaatcgtgtggcagcagtgtaatgtataaaatcatgcagacatatCTGTTGTTTTTTTGAATATGAGTTGATATAATTCTTAGGGTAAAATGTAAAGCAGTAGCAGAACAAGAGATTCCGCTCACATTTGGCAACCACCCTGTTAAGGACAGTCCTGAGTTCATTGGCATTGATTTGCATGTCCTGCAAAGAGCAACAGAGTTGTAGTGATGGTATCACCATTAGTGTGGTTTAGAAAGGATGCTATGAAGTTCATAGATGAAGTTCTATTCTTGTACTCACTTCTCCAGCGATCTGCTGAAATATAGCCCTGAACTGTTTTTCCTCTTTGGTCTCCTCCTCAAGAGGATTGAATGGCTGAATATGAGGAATGAATAACATTAAtaacatattaaacatattaagtAGAGCTGTACAGTTATAATGTCAATTTACAGGCCAACCAGAAAGGCTTATTCACCATGGGTTCCACAAGGAATTTTGacttttttaaaatcaatgtttttttatCTAGAATAAGAGTAGTATAAGATTAAAATTGAAATGGAATTATGAAACAGTTAAAACAGTGTGCTTTAAAAGCAGAAGGTGCTAAGAATTtgctacatacagttgaagtcagcagtttacatacaccttagccaaataaatttaaactcttttcacaattcctgacatttaatcatagaaaacattccctgtcttaggtcagttaggatcactactttatttaagaataatgtgaaatgttagaataatagtagagagaattatttatttcagtttttatttctttcatcacattctcagtggctcagaagtttacatacaatttgttagtatttggtagcattgcttttaaattgtacaagcttctcacaataagttgctggaatttgatcccattcctccagacagaactggtgtaactgagtctggtttgttggcctccttgctcgcacatgctttttcagttctgcccacaaattttctatcagatcgaggtcagggctttttgatggccactccaataccttgactttgttgttcttaaaccatttttccacaactttatgcttggggtcattgtctatttggaagtcCCACTTgctaccgagctttaacttcatggctgatgccttgagatgttgctttaatatatccacatcattttccttcctcatgatgccatctattttgtgaagtgcaccagtccctcctgcagcaaagcacccccacaacatgatgctgccacccccatgcttcacggttgggatggtgttctttggcttgcaagcctcaccctttttcctccaaacataactatgatcattatggccaaatagttccatttttgtttcatcagaccagaggaaatttctccaaaaagtatgatctttgtccccatgtgcacttgcaaactgtagtctgtcttttttatggtggtttggcttcttccttgctgagcagcctttcaggttatgtcgatataagactcattttactgtagatatagatacttgtctacctgtttcctccaacatcttcacaaggacctttgctgttgttttgggattgatttgcacttttcgcaccaaactatgttaatctctaggagacagaatgcgtctccttcctaagcggtatgatggctgtgtggtcccatgatgtttatacttgcgtactattgtttttacagatgaacgtggtaccttcaggtgtttggaaattgctcccaaggatgaaccagacatgtggaggtccacaatttttctttctaaggtcttggctgatttctttagattttcctgtgatgtcaagcaaagaggcactgagtttgaaggtaggccttaaaatacatccacaggtacacctacaattcagaacacctcctatcagaagctaatttgctgattgtctaaaggcttgacatcattttctggaattttccaagctgcttaaaggcacagttaacttagtgtatgtaaacttctgacccactggaattgtgatatagtaaattaaaaatgaaacaatctgtctgtaaacaaatgttgctatgaaatctgtggagtggttaaaaaaattagttttaatgacttcaaacttagtgtatgtaaacttctgacttcaactataagGACACCAATGGTTGTCTGATTTGTCAAGCAGCTGTAGTCCTTAATTAGCAAATTGTTAGCAACTTATATTTTAAAGCACACAACTGTTTAAAAATTCAGGTATAAGGTAGCCTACTATGCATAATGTATGTTGAAATAATCAACaagaaagtctcttcaagtaatgctaaccacagaccttattttacttggAAACTGCCATTCTACAAACCCATTAGAAATTCCACAGGGAGCTCATggctcaaaaatgctaattctcttcaaGGTTTTAGTACTACAAACTGAACAACTCGGTTCGTGGGGATGCAAATATGTGCATGTGCCTAAAAAGAGTATTCAGTATTCCTATTGGGTGTCTTCTTCTACAGTGGCCAtcccaaaaattatttttaaaaagaccAAATCAGCTTAATATTTGCTTACAAAACAGGGTATTTTAGATCtctttaaaaaattagttttgccTTTTAGGCCTTCTCTCTGGCTGttgcatatacaccgatcagccacaacattaaaaccacctgcctaatattgtgtaggtcccactcatgctgccaaaacagggccaacccacatctcagaatagcatactcaaaccagcccatctggcaccaacaatcatccatgcgattatctaatcagccaatcatgtggcagcagtgcagtgcataaaatcatgcagatacgggtcaggagcttcagttaatattcatatcaaccattagaatgtggaatttttttatctcagtgattcggaccgtggcatgatagttggtgccagaggggctggtttgaatatttttgtaactgctaatctcctggtattttcactcccaacagtctctagaatttatggtgccaaaaacaaaaaatatccagtgagggtcagttctgtggacagaaatgccttgttgatgagagaggtcaacagagaatggccagactggttcgaaatgacaaagtctacggtaactcagataacccctctgtacaattgtggtgagaagaatagcatctaagaatgctactctgagatgcgggttggcaatGTTTTGacacatgagggggacctacacaatattaggcaggtggttttaatgttgtggctgaccggTGTACTGTATTGACCAAGACTTTGTTACCAAAGGCAGTTTTGTAATTTTACCTTGTGCATGCCTTATTATCCTATGTGTCGTCATGCATTACATGTGGGATATATCAGCTTGTGCACATGCTATTTGTCATTAATTAAGCAATATtaactacatttttgaaaataagaTGTATAAAGCAGTACAGACAGTTAATAGAGCATCATGATGAGGCTGTCTCACTTTTTCTTTTATCATCTGACATAGTGATGATGGACAGCACTAGTGGGCTAATGTGGGCTAAAAGAAATCTCATTTCCATTTTTACTTTACCTTGATTTTCTTCTTGACATTATCAGTCTGCTGCTACAAGAAAGTGACATGTTAGAGATTAAATCATTTTTGAAAACCTTTTATTGTCTTtgtgtagaaaaaaataaataaaggcatgaTGTTGAAATATTGAGGTTTGTTCCAGTTAGAATTTGATCCAAATATCTGGgtgtttgttaaaaaataaatatgtataatcATGCTCTTATATACTGTAGGCTGCAGTGTATTACAACATTCCAAATAATATTCAAGAGACAGCCATAGAGACTGGGTGACATATTATGGGCTGCCACAGAAGCAGGCAtccagatagacagacacaggTGTTGACTCACCAAAGACTCCGTCTCAATTTCTGCATCTATAACCCTGGGAGAAAAAGTGCAGCTGTCAACCAAATGCAAAGAAGCACATACTGGTCAAcaggtcattaaaaaaaatgcctGAGTGGAACACTTGAAACAAGAGCTTAAATGGGAAACACTGTAATAACTTTCTTTACAAAGTCATTAACAGATTAGTACTGCACATATAGTGCCCATTAAAAAGTATTTGTGCACTATAGCCACACTTAAAGATGTATGATTATCTTTGCAATATGTAACCAAATGTTAACCAgtgccttttttttaaagaaagatagcacaagcacacttttcaagcaaaacatttcataaaaagaaGGTTTCATGTTATAAAAAAAGTAGGTATATTGTTCTTAATTAAGACAAATGTATTtaaacactttctggttgtcaaacttttgTGGATCATGTTCATACTTAATATAATGAACTATACCTGTGGTTACTTGAGGGCAACTGactcgcatatatatatatatacactactgttcaaaagtttggggtcacttgcctgaaatgtttctcatgatcttaaaaatcttttgatctgaaggcgtatgcttaaatgtttgaaattagttttgtagacaaaaatataattgtgccaacatattaatttatttaattacaaaactaaaattttatttaaaaaaaaagttttggaaatggatgacttggaaagaataattaagaaaagcagccactaagtgcccagcatatagatgggaactccttcagtactgtttaaaaagcatcccagggtgatacctcaagaagttggttgagaaaatgtcaagagtacatgtctgcaaaatctaggcgaagggtgacttctttgaagatgctaaaaatataacagtttttatttattttggattttgtttagtcacaacataattcccatagttccatttctattattccatagttgtgatgactttactattattttaaaatgtgaaaataaataaataaataaataaagaatgagtaagtgaccctaaacttttgaacggtagtgtatgtgtgtgtgtgtgtgtgtatatatatatatatatatatatatatatatatatatatatatatatatatgaatatatatatagtacacactgatcagccacaacattaaaaccactgagaggtgaagtgaataaaatgtattatcttgtcacaatggcacctgtcaaggggtgggatatattgggcagcaagtgaacagtcagttcttgtatttcatgtgttggaagcaggaaaaatgggcaagtgtaaggatttgagcgactttgacaagggccaaattgtgatggctggacgactgggtcagagggggaagagatggcagcaggatgcaccatgggacgAAGGCAGGccagcagaggcagtgtgatgctctgggcaatgttctgctaggaaaccttgggtcctggcattcatgtggttgttactttgacacgtaccacctacctaaagattgttgcagaccacatataccccttcatggcaacagtgttCCCTTgtagcagtggcctctttcagcaggattatgcgccctgccacactgcaaaaattgttcaggaatggtttgaggaacacgacaaagagttcaaggtgttgacttaggacttagagcgcattgttaattgggcatgccaaactaaaaaaaaaaaacaaagcagcccatctggcaccaacaatcatccatgcgattatctaatcagccaatcgtgtggctgcaatacataaaatcatgcatatatgggtcagaatgttcatatcaaccatcagaatggggagaaatgtgat carries:
- the LOC127410269 gene encoding calpain-3-like isoform X1 — its product is MKGNQQQLAKDFFLYNASKARCKSYINMREVSERFCLSPGEYVIIPSTFDPHKESEFLLRVFSENKSTSEVIDAEIETESLQQTDNVKKKIKPFNPLEEETKEEKQFRAIFQQIAGEDMQINANELRTVLNRVVAKYKELKTEGFSLESCRSMIALMDTDGTGHLNLEEFKHLWNKIKQWKLVFIRYDTDKSSTISSFEMRNALTEAGFQLNNQLYDIIAMRYANENLELDFDSYISCLVRLEGMFRAFRAFDKDGDGLIKLNVFEWLQLTMYA